The Apium graveolens cultivar Ventura chromosome 11, ASM990537v1, whole genome shotgun sequence genome has a window encoding:
- the LOC141696133 gene encoding uncharacterized protein LOC141696133 — translation MVQSADFPFATTGKFSFITTSCSIDCSGPVVTSYGGTHSHLPSCLGYFSQKIWSHYSEFQAAVEALAFLDCLHSLAIEPMQLCTIEAMGDAINNALEGDEEEEETEELVSQVLDEIGININSELVNAPSATIAPDAKNKVAMAMAAKAKLLLRELKTVKADLAFAKELCGQLEEENSVIRESRAAGGSPEDDDLLRIFTPVTSFYFCYHLSL, via the exons ATGGTGCAAAGTGCAGACTT CCCTTTTGCTACTACTGGCAAGTTTAGCTTTATCACAACTTCCTGCAGTATTGACTGCTCTGGACCAGTTGTCACTAGTTACGGAGGAACTCATTCACATCTCCCGAGCTGCTTGGGATACTTTTCTCAAAAAATTTGGTCACACTACTCTGAGTTCCAAGCTGCTGTTGAAGCATTAGCTTTCTTGGATTGTTTACATTCACTTGCCATTGAGCCTATGCAGCTTTGTACCATTGAGGCGATGGGAGATGCTATTAATAATGCTTTGGAGGGtgatgaagaagaggaagagACAGAAGAACTAGTGAGTCAAGTCCTTGATGAGATTGGAATAAATATCAACTCAGAG CTTGTGAATGCTCCATCTGCTACTATAGCCCCGGATGCAAAGAACAAG GTTGCGATGGCAATGGCTGCTAAAGCAAAACTTCTTCTTCGGGAGCTGAAAACAGTCAAAGCAGATCTAGCATTTGCGAAAGAACTGTGTGGTCAGCTGGAAGAAGAGAATAGTGTCATCAGAGAAAGTAGAGCTGCAGGAGGTAGCCCTGAAGATGATGATTTATTACGTATTTTTACACCCGTTACAAGTTTTTATTTCTGTTATCATTTATCTTTGTAG